The sequence TGTCAACTGGGAATACAGGATATTTACCAAATCCGGAGATGTACGATGGGTGGACGAGAGAACTTTTATCAATCGTCACACACAAGGCAATATCACTCTTCAGGGAATCATACTTGACATCACAGAGCGTAAAAAAGCGGAAGAGGCACTTCTGCAGACAGAGAAAATACGTAAAAAAGAGATCCACCACCGGGTTAAGAATAACCTGCAGGTCATCTCAAGCCTGCTTTATCTGGCATCTGAGAATTTCAGGGACCCTGCTGTGATAGAGGCTTTCATGGACAGCCGTAACAGGGTCAGATCAATGGCACTTATACATGAGGAATTATACCAGTCAAAGGATATAGCAAATATTGACTTTGCAGATTACACAAAAAACCTATTGGAATATCTGTCTAAATCATATAGGATAGATGACAAGGATATCGATCTTCTGTCAAATATTGAGAATGTATATCTGGGTGTTGATACTGCAGTGCCTCTTGGAATGATAATCAATGAACTGGTATCCAATTCCATGAAGCACGCTTTTAAGAGTGGTGCGCATGGGATGATCAGTGTCAATCTGAGCACACAGGACAGCACCCTTGTACTGCAGGTGAAGGATAATGGGGTTGGCCTGCCTCCTGAGATAGATTTCAGGAATACTGAATCGCTTGGCCTGCAGCTTGTCACCACACTGGTGGACCAGATAGACGGAACTATTGAACTTGATGTGAATGAAGGAACTGAATTCATTATTCGGTTTAAGGAACTTAGGTAAGGTGCGAACATGGAGAATGCAAAGATCCTGGTTGTTGAGGATGAGAACGTTGTTGCGCTGGAGATAAAGAAGAGGCTGATAAGGCTCGGTTACGTGGTGCCAAGTGTTGCAGCTTCCGGAAAAGAGGCCATAAACAAGGCAAGGGGATTTCTCCCGGACCTGGTGCTCATGGATATCAGGCTTAAGGGGGAAATGGATGGCATTGAGGCCGCACAGGAAATAAGGACGGATCTGGGTATCCCGGTCATATATCTTACAGCACACTCGGATGACGAGACATTGAAAAGAGCAAAACAGACTGAGCCCTATGGATACGTATTGAAACCTTTTGAAGAGGAGGATCTGCGTGCTGTCATCGAGATGGCCTTATACAGGTATCAGAAAGAGAATGCCTGAGAGAAACTGAAAATAGCAAAATATAAATACTTAAGGATGAAACCTTTGTGAAGGAGCTTATTTTTAACTCATTCATCTCTTCCAGAGTATCGTATCACCTGACAAATCACAAGTTGCCTGCAGAGTAAAAGACTCATTGAAGAGTGAGACGGATTTATGCTATATAGCAGCCTTGCATAGTAATTATCAGGATAGCAGGCCAGGAAAACAGGCATTCCTGCCTGGCAGTCCTGAATGCCTCCGCATTTTGACCCTTTATAGTCTGAGGGTCTATATCCATAGGAAGGGATGCAGGCCATGCGTCCCTTCACTTCCATGGACCAGGATCAGTTATAGTTAAATATAAATAGTATAATCCTGGCGCCTTTTGAGCAAAGTTTAAATAGCGTGCTTGTGGGGAATATATATATATGCCGATAACGAGATTCTATAATGTCAGGACGCTCAAAACATAAGAGACTTATCTTTGATCACACTGGCGAAATATCACAGTGACAGAAAAGCAACAATAAACAGGAGCATACGAATATGTCATTCAATAAGAGCAAAGGAAGTAACTGGATACTGGAATACCTCGGGTTCTAGGAGATGCTTAGGAAGCGGTCTTCACTTAAGGAGCTGACAGCATGGAAAGAAAACCATTAGACTCATTAATATCCAAAACCGGGCTATGGGTGTCGAGGAACGGGCATCTGCACGGGATAAGAAGTTGCGAGACATCACAAAAATACATTCGAATAACAATGGATTGCGGAGAGGTCATCCAGGTAAGGAACTCCAGATCCAGCCGGGCCGCAAGGTCCCTCAGGAACCACAAATATCACAAGCCGTGTAAAAGATGCAGGCTTGCTGAAGACAGGATAAAGGAATTTTCTAATAAGACTTCAAGGAAAGATGAAGTCAGGGTCACGGTAAGGACTGTGCAGTCCTCGCAGTTCAATTCTGCCAGAAGCGAAATACCGGATATGACAGTGCTGTCCGGAGATCTGCAGCCCTCTAATACTACAAAACAGCCGGCTCATCGTTCGCCTGCAGAAAAGCCGCAACCTGCTGTTGCACAGACATTCAAGCCACAGTCAAGGACACAACAGCCCAAGATAACAAAACCCACAAATCATTCATTCCAGAAGCACGCCAAGCCTGAGAAGAATGAGTTCACCCAGACACAGAAGAACAGGATATTATCATTGCTGGCCCCGAACGAGATGATATCCTTCTCAAAGGAGA comes from Methanolobus chelungpuianus and encodes:
- a CDS encoding response regulator, with translation MENAKILVVEDENVVALEIKKRLIRLGYVVPSVAASGKEAINKARGFLPDLVLMDIRLKGEMDGIEAAQEIRTDLGIPVIYLTAHSDDETLKRAKQTEPYGYVLKPFEEEDLRAVIEMALYRYQKENA